In Monodelphis domestica isolate mMonDom1 chromosome 4, mMonDom1.pri, whole genome shotgun sequence, one DNA window encodes the following:
- the LOC100017100 gene encoding cytochrome c oxidase subunit 7A1, mitochondrial, translating to MRGLLVSHSRTLTRSFSASPRNHFMNKVAEKQKLFQENNDLPVHLKGGGIDGLLYRLTMAVCLGGTCYSLFCLGWASFPHKK from the exons ATGAGGGGCTTGTTG GTGTCCCACTCCCGGACCCTGACCCGATCCTTCAGCGCCAGCCCCAGAAACCACTTTATGAACAAAGTGGCTGAAAAACAGAAGCTCTTCCAG GAGAACAATGACCTCCCAGTGCACCTGAAGGGTGGGGGCATAGACGGCCTCCTGTACAGACTCACCATGGCCGTGTGCTTGGGAG GCACTTGTTACAGCCTCTTCTGCCTGGGCTGGGCCTCCTTCCCCCACAAGAAGTGA